The segment TACAAACAATTTTATTGGATATGGTGCCGAAGGGTTTTGAAGAAAGCACCAAACCTGCTGAACGAAATAAATTAGTGAATGATGCATTGGCTGCGGCTATCAAAAGCAATCCATCGCCTGTCTATACCAAGGACGTCATCAAAAAAATTACTACGGGCAACTTCACCGATAACATGAAAGATATTGCTTCCTGCGATTGGGTGATAGAAGTTGTAGTGGAGCGTCTTGATATCAAACAACTCATTTTTGAACAGGTAGAAAAATTCCGAAAGCCTGGAACATTGATCACTTCCAATACTTCCGGTATTCCCATCAGTATGATGGCGGAAGGAAGAAGCGATGATTTCAAAAAACATTTCTGCGGTACCCATTTTTTTAATCCGCCACGCTATCTGCGTTTACTGGAAATTATTCCAACAAAATATACTGATCAGTCGGTAGTTGATTTCTTAATGAACTACGGTGATCTCTATCTGGGTAAAACAACTGTGTTATGTAAAGACACACCTGCATTCATCGCTAATCGTGTTGGTGTATTTGGGATGATGGCCATCATGAATGCAATGGAGAAAATGAAGTTGACCATTGATGAGATTGAAGCATTGACAGGTCCGATCATTGGCCGACCAAAATCTGCCACCTTCCGCACAGGTGATGTAGTTGGTTTGGATACATTGGTGAAAGTAGCGAAAGGAGTTGCAGAGAATTGTCCCGATGATGAAGCAAAAGAAATTTTTGCCATTCCTTCCTGGTTAAATAAAATGATTGAAAACAACTGGCTGGGTGATAAAGCCGGTCAGGGTTTCTTTAAGAAAAATAAAAGTGCCGGTGGTGAGAAAGAAATTCTCACACTCAACCTGCAGACCATGGAATATGGTCCACGTGTAAAACCAAAGTTTGCAAGTGTTGAAGCTGCAAAACCCATCGACGATCTCAAAACAAGATTGAAGATGTTGTTTAACAGTACCGATAAAGCCGGTGAGTTCTATAAACAGTTTCATTATAGTTTGTTCTCGTATATCTCACATCGTATTCCGGAGATCAGCGATGAAGTCTATCGTGTTGATGATGCAATGATGGCCGGTTTTGGCTGGGAAATCGGTGCATTTGAAAGCTGGGATGTATTGGGCGTTGCCAAAACAGTTGATGCCATGAAAGCTGCCGGTTATAAAGTAGCTGCGTGGGTGGATGAAATGATTGCAAGTGGTGCAACCAGTTTCTATAAAGTAGAAAATAACAAACGAGTTTGCTACGATCCTGCAAGTAAAACGTACAAAGTAATTCCGGGCGGCGATGCATTTATTGTGATGAAGAATTTCGAGAACCAGACTATTTGGAAAAATGCAGCCTGCAGAACTTATCATTTAGGTGATGATGTGTTGGGATTAGAGTGGAGTACAAAAATGGGCAGCATTGGCGGTGAAGTGCTGGAAGGTATTCAAAAAACAATTGCACTAGCAGAAGAGAAATATAAAGGAGTAGTGATTGCGAATGATGCAGCACAGTTCAGTGCAGGAGCCAATGTGGGTATGATCTTTATGCTCGCCATTGAACAGGAGTACGACGAACTTGATATGGCCATCCGTATGTTCCAGAATACGATGATGCGTGCACGCTATTCATCAATACCTGTTGTTGTTGCTCCACACGGTTTAACATTGGGTGGTGCATGCGAATTGAGTTTGCACAGTGATAAAGTTTGTGCAGCAGCAGAAACTTATATTGGACTTGTTGAACTTGGTGTTGGGTTGATTCCCGGTGGCGGTGGCACCAAAGAATTTGTATTACGTGCAGCCGATGAGATGCATGAAGATGAACCGGAAACCATCACGCTCAAAAACCGTTTCTTGTCAATAGCTACAGCAAAAGTTGCCACATCAGCAAAAGAGGGGTTTGAGATGGGTGTATTCCGCAAAGGACTGGACGAAGTAGTAATGAACCAAGGTCGCCGTATCAGCGAAGCAAAAAAATCCGTCATCGAATTATTCGATAGTGGTTATGTAGCTCCTGTACAACGCAGCGATGTAAAAGTCTTAGGTCGTTCTGCTCTTGGTGCATTGCTTGCCGGTATCAACGGAATGAAAACAGCAGGTTATGCAACAGAACATGATTCTGTTGTTGCAAAAAAACTGGCGTATGTGATGTGCGGTGGTGACTTAAGTGAACCCACATTGGTTACCGAACAATACTTACTCGATCTGGAAAGAGAAGCTTTCTTATCACTTTGTGGTGAAAAGAAATCGTTGGAAAGAATACAGAGTGTGTTGAAGGGTGGTAAGCCGGTGAGGAATTAAATAATTATTCATTCGAAATAGAAAGCGTTGGTTAATTTTAATCAACGCTTTTTTTATGCAATACAAGGTCGCTGTTTTTATTTTCAACGAAGTAGAGGTATTGGATTTTGCTGGTCCGTTTGAAGTTTTTAGTGTCGCTGGTTTGCGAACACTGCCAGAAGCGCCGTTTGATGTGTTTACTGTTGCACAGTTTGAAACCATTCAAGCAAGAAATCATTTAACCATTAAGCCAAAGTATACATTAGCAACAGCACCTAACGCTGATATCATTCTCATTCCCGGTGGTGGTGGTCGCCATGCAGACGGAACTCCGTTCGGCAGCAGAAGAGAAATGAACAACCCGATTGTACTCAACTGGGTAAAAGAACAGGCTGCACATGCGAAGTTGGTCTTGAGTGTTTGTACCGGATCACTCATTTTGGGTAAAGCCGGGTTGCTTGACGGATTGGAAGCAACTACTCATTTCAAAGCGATTGATGGATTAAAAGAAATTTCCGATCAGATTCATGTAAAAGAAAATGTACGGTTTGTTGATAACGGAACAGTTATTACTTCAGCTGGGATCTCTGCAGGTCTCGATATGAGTTTGTATACGGTTGGTAAGTTGTTTGGTAAAGAAACAGCAGACGAAACAGCGAAGTATATGCAGTATGATTACTGGAAGGGATAAGTTTATTAATAATGATTGACTATAAGTTCATTTGAAAATACAGAATATGAAACACCTTGTTATTATTGTAATTCCATTATTGTTTCAGCAGCAACTTTTCTCGCAACAAGATTATTCGGGAGTTTATGGAGAAAAAATTCCTTTATCTAAAGAGATGAGGGAAGTATACAAAGAACTAAGCCCTGATAAAGATGATTTTGGTTATGATGCCAAACTTATTCTTAAAAAAGTAAGTGGTAATAAGTATAAGTTCTGGCTCTACGTATGTAAAGGATTTCCAAGTTATAATAGCGGGCAGATTGATGGGTTTATTGAATTTAATAGCATGAAATCTAAATTCAGGCTAGTTGATGATATTGTCGGTAGTTGTAAGCTCGATTTCAGTGTCAATGGTAAGACTATTTTGATTGATCATGATTATGAAAATGGTTATTGCGGATTTGGTGCAAATGTGACAGCACAAGGTGTTTATCCTTTAAAGCGAAAACAGGTCAGAACAGAGGATATTGAAGAGACTTTTCAATACGACGTCGAAGAGGTTACAATTGCGAAGGCAAAAGCATACATCTACAAAAATCAAAATGATATGAATCCGTCTATGCAATACTTTGTAAAGGGTGATCGAATTCTTTTATTAAAGGATGAAATAAATCGTGTCTACACAGAATTTATTTCGGCGTCAGGGAAATTTGTATTTGGATGGGTGAATAAAACTGATTTAAAGAATTAAAATGGCGCTCGCTCAACTTATACAATCTTCTAATCAACTTATCATTCATTCCCATTTTTATATTTATGGAGATGCAGCGACTGAGACATTAGCCAAACAGATCGGCAATGATATTGCACAGCATTGGAATGAACCGCAGGCAAACATTCTTTATAAACACGATTGGTATAAATTGATTTTCGAAGTTAAAGCTGTATATGAACCACAACTGAAACCGGAAGATGTTTGGTATAATACCGATCCCAAGTTATTCTTTTTCCGCATTGAAGAGTATTCACCATTGGATATCTCGTTTGTGGATGGCATTGGCAGCAACACCGGTTTTTTTAAACTCGCCAACCTGTTACAAACATCAACAACTGCTGCACATGAGTATGGGCATATGATCGGTCTCCATCATCCCAAAGATTTGGACATTCGTGGTGCAGGAACGCCGGGCATCATGTATCCACGTGGTACGTTGTGCGATCCACATTTTCAATACGATGCTTCTGCAATGGCGGGACAAAAAGGCGGTACGCTGGATCCTAAACATCGCAAAGTATTAACAGAGGATATTCAACAACTCAAGCTCCACAAACTGGATTATGATGAAGCCGGTTTCGCCGTTCTTGGAGATTTTACAAGTATTTATCATGCACGTTACCTGCCAAAAGAATAATCAGTTACATTTAATCTTCATTTTATCATCACAAACAAATCTATGAGCGTATTACAGGTTCAGGATCTCAAAAAAACTTACGGAAAAATACAGGCACTGAAAGGTGTATCATTCGAAATACCGCAAGGTGCTGTGTTTGGTATTCTCGGCCCGAACGGAAGTGGTAAAACAACCATGCTCAGCATTATCCTCGATGTGCTGAATGCAGACAGTGGTACTTACTCCTGGTTTGGCGAACCCGCTTCACCCGATTTGCGCAAGCGCATCGGTTCTTTATTGGAGACACCCAACTTTTATCATTATCTCTCCGCTGTAAATAATTTAAAGATCACGAACAGCATCAGTGGCCGTGGCGATGCAGCAGCAATTGATGCTGTATTGCAGAAAGTAAAATTGTATGAACGTCGCAACAGTAAGTTCAGCAGTTTCAGTTTGGGTATGAAACAACGGTTAGCCATAGCTGCAGCATTACTCGGTGATCCGCAGATATTGGTACTGGATGAACCAACAAACGGGCTTGATCCTGTTGGTATCATGGAAATACGTGAACTGATCATTGAACTCAGCAAAAAAGGACATACGATTATCATGGCGAGTCACCTGCTCGATGAAGTGGAAAAAGTTTGTACACATGTGGCGATTTTGAAATTGGGAACATTGGTTACTTCAGGATCGGTTGAAGACGTTTTGGTAGATGAAGATGTAGTTGAAATTGGAGCTGCAGATATGGTGCAATTGCAAAATGTACTCAGCAATTATCCCGGCAAAACAACAGTAACCATCAATGCGCAAACCATACAATTGCATTTTCCAAAAGGTACTGCCAGTGCAGAAGAGGTGAATCGTTATTGTTTTAATCATGGTATTGCGTTGCAATATCTCTCCATCAAGAAAAAGAGGTTGGAAGAGAGATTCTTTGAACTTACTAACAACTAACCTTATCAATTCAAATTTATATGCTTCACTTATTACGAACAGAGTGGCTGAAACTCAAAAATTATCCCGGCTTTTGGTGGATCATGGGTATAACAGTGTTGTCTTATCCCAGTATCAACTTCATGTTTTACAACATTTACAAGCAAAATACAGCCAATTCAAAAACTGCAGCACAAATGCTGAAGATGCTGATCGGCAATCCATTTGAATTTCCTGAAGTATTCCGAACGACAGCTTTTGCATCTTCATTGTTTGTAATAATTCCGGCTATTCTGGTGATCATGCTTATCACCAACGAGTATACCTACAAAACAAACCGGCAAAATGTAATTGATGGCTGGAGCAGGAATGAGTTTCTGGTTGCCAAGTTTTTAAATGTCGTGATCATTTCATTGATCGTAATTGCCCTTTATGTGATCGTTACACTCTCTATAGGATTTAGTACAACTGGTTCCGATGTAAAAGATAAATTTCAACTGGTTCATTATATTGGACTCTTTAGTTTACAGACATTTGCTCAATTATCGTTTGCTTTTTTGTTGGGTCTTCTTATTAAGCGAGCTTTCATTGCCTTAGGCGCATTCATCTTTTATAAAATCATTGTTGAAAATATTGGCGCTGAATTACTGAACAGATATGTGCATGCCGATACCGGTCGTTTTTTGCCGACTGAATCTTCTGATCTGTTAACACCTGTGCCAGCGTTTCTGGGAAGGCTCGACCCAAAAGTATATGATCATGCCCTAAGCCTCATCAATCAGCAAGTGTTTGTTACAATCGGATATGTGTTAATTTTCTGGGCATTGGTTTTCTGGATCTATAAAAAGCGTGACCTTTGATAACGATGAAAAAACTTACGATCATACTTTTTGCGTTAGTGATTTGTAGAGCATCGCTTTCTGCACAAAATATAAATACCGTTATTAAAACGGAAGCGTTGAAAATGGCGAAGGCACTTTCTGCAATGGATATGGAATCTTATGCTGCATTTATGTATCCCACATTGGTAAGTGATAAAGCTTCAAAGGAAAAAATAAAGCAGGGCATTGATTCGGTTAATAAATACCGTGAGCAGTTTGGCCTGAAAGTAAAACAGATATTGATCGGTAATCCATCTGCCGTGCAAACACACAAAGGCATTATGCAATGCACATTGCCGCAAACAACAACTGTTGAAGCAATGATGGGAACACTCAGTCTTGAAACAACATTGATCGGTTTGTCAGACAACGGAACCAAATGGTATTTTGTTGATGCAATGCTGTACAGGCAAAAAGAATCAAAAGAAAAATTACCTGAGCTGAGCCCCGCTATTGTTATCCCGCCCATGAAACCACCTGTGATGACAGGTGCGGATGGCAAGAAAATAAATTAAGCGATCAATTCATTCAATGCAGCATCAAGTGAGGGATACAGAAATTGAAAACCACTGTTCCTGATCTTTGCTGCACTCACTGTTGCACTTTTCAATACTTCAATACTCATTTCGCCAAGCACTACTTTCAATGCAAAAGATGGAACCGGCATTGTAATAAATGCTCGGCCTTTCATTTTTGTTGCAAGCGCCAGTGTAAGATCTTTATTTGAAACAGGATTTGGTGACACCGCATTGAACGCACCGTTTAACTGATCATTCTCCAGTGCATATTCATACATGCGCACAAGATCATTGATGTGTATCCAGCTCACTATTTGTTTGCCACTTCCGAGCACCGCAGCTAAACCAAAACGAAGTGGTTTTTTAAATTCAACTAATGCTCCGCCATCATTACTCAACACAATTCCTGTGCGGAGTTTTACCAAACGTTTACCAAGTTTTGTAACAGGTTCAATACTTTGTTCCCATTCTTCGCAGGTAATGCCTAGGAAATCCTGGTAAGCAGGATCGGTTTCTGCAAAAGCATTTTTTTTATCAGGACCATACCAACCAATGCCCGATGCACTTACCACCGCCTTTACTTTGTTGGGAATTTCATTTAATGCTTTTACAATTAGGGCGCTGCCATCTACCCGACTTTTCCTGATCTCTTCTTTTCGTTTATTTGTCCAGCGTTTATCTGCCACACCAGCACCTGCCAGGTGAATAATGTAATCTGTTTCTGCAATGGCTTTCTCATCAATGGTTCCGTTTTCAGGGTTCCATTGCCGATAACTGACAAGCGGCTGATTACTGTTTTTTGCGGAACGGCTAAGAATAATAATGGCATGACCTTTGGCCGATAAATAGTGCGTAAGCGCCTTGCCGATTAAACCTGTTCCTCCTGTGATACAAATTGTTGCCATGAAAAGTTTATTGTTTTTTGTTAATCGTATGTAATATAATTTTTAACGGCATCTTTATACGAAATGTTCGCTTTCAACGTAATTTTAAAGAAGTAATCAATGAGAGATATGAAGATCTTAAAAACGATAGTACCAGCCATAATACTTTTGCTTGCTGTTTTTTCTGCAAAGGCACAACGCATTTATTACTCTGAGCCCGACCGTGATGATCTGCGTCAGCTCAAGTTTGAAGTTATGGGTAAATATGGCAGCAATTATCTTGTGTATAAGAGCATACGCAGCCGCCACTTTATTGCTGTTTACGATGCAGAGATGAAACAGAAGGATAAAATAGAGCTTGATTTTATTCCCGACAGGGCTATTAATGTTGATGTTTTCTCGAATCCTGAACATTCAATGGTCATCTATCAATACCAAAAGAAAAATGTTGTTTACTGCATGGGTGTGCAAATTGATGGTAACGGGAAAAAAATCGGCGAACCTCTTGAACTGGATACAACACAACTGAGCATTTTCAGCGATAATAAAATTTACAGTACCATCATGAGTGATGATAAACAAAAACTCATGGTGTTTAAAATGAAGAACAGGCAACGTGATGATTTCAGCATTCAAACAGTTTTGCTTAGCCATAACCTGATGCCGTTACGTAAATCATCGTTCAACTACCACCTTGAAAATTCAAGAGAAGCCATTGCAGATTTTTATCTTGACAACGATGGCAATTTCCTTTTCAGTCATGTAACACGCCCTGCATCGAGAGATTATATCAATGAAGCCAAGCTGGTGGTGTTGCCTGTGTATGCCGATTCGATCAAATCATTTAAACTCACATTGGATAAAGTGTTGCTTGATGAACTAAGAATTAAGGTTGATAATCTCAATGGCCGTTATATCCTTACTTCGCTCTACTCTAAATCAAAACGGGGTAATATTGACGGGTTGTTTACAGCTATTATTAACAAAGATCTTACGGGAACTGATATTGAAAAAACAATTGAGTTTGATGATGAGTTTCGTGCGTTGGCGAAGGGAGATAATTCAGCAAAATTGGCCTTTAATGATTATTTCCTGAAACATCTTGTTGTGAAAAAAGATGGAGGGTTACTGATCACAGGTGAAAATACGTATGGTAACTCAAGAGGCGGCGGCTTTAACCGTTGGGATAATCCATGGATGTGGGGCAACAGTTTTTATCCGGGAAATTATTGGGGCTGGAACCCTTATAACAACTG is part of the Lacibacter sediminis genome and harbors:
- a CDS encoding 3-hydroxyacyl-CoA dehydrogenase/enoyl-CoA hydratase family protein, with protein sequence MKRTIKKVAVLGSGVMGSRIACHFAGVGLQTILLDMVPKGFEESTKPAERNKLVNDALAAAIKSNPSPVYTKDVIKKITTGNFTDNMKDIASCDWVIEVVVERLDIKQLIFEQVEKFRKPGTLITSNTSGIPISMMAEGRSDDFKKHFCGTHFFNPPRYLRLLEIIPTKYTDQSVVDFLMNYGDLYLGKTTVLCKDTPAFIANRVGVFGMMAIMNAMEKMKLTIDEIEALTGPIIGRPKSATFRTGDVVGLDTLVKVAKGVAENCPDDEAKEIFAIPSWLNKMIENNWLGDKAGQGFFKKNKSAGGEKEILTLNLQTMEYGPRVKPKFASVEAAKPIDDLKTRLKMLFNSTDKAGEFYKQFHYSLFSYISHRIPEISDEVYRVDDAMMAGFGWEIGAFESWDVLGVAKTVDAMKAAGYKVAAWVDEMIASGATSFYKVENNKRVCYDPASKTYKVIPGGDAFIVMKNFENQTIWKNAACRTYHLGDDVLGLEWSTKMGSIGGEVLEGIQKTIALAEEKYKGVVIANDAAQFSAGANVGMIFMLAIEQEYDELDMAIRMFQNTMMRARYSSIPVVVAPHGLTLGGACELSLHSDKVCAAAETYIGLVELGVGLIPGGGGTKEFVLRAADEMHEDEPETITLKNRFLSIATAKVATSAKEGFEMGVFRKGLDEVVMNQGRRISEAKKSVIELFDSGYVAPVQRSDVKVLGRSALGALLAGINGMKTAGYATEHDSVVAKKLAYVMCGGDLSEPTLVTEQYLLDLEREAFLSLCGEKKSLERIQSVLKGGKPVRN
- a CDS encoding DJ-1/PfpI family protein, giving the protein MQYKVAVFIFNEVEVLDFAGPFEVFSVAGLRTLPEAPFDVFTVAQFETIQARNHLTIKPKYTLATAPNADIILIPGGGGRHADGTPFGSRREMNNPIVLNWVKEQAAHAKLVLSVCTGSLILGKAGLLDGLEATTHFKAIDGLKEISDQIHVKENVRFVDNGTVITSAGISAGLDMSLYTVGKLFGKETADETAKYMQYDYWKG
- a CDS encoding ABC transporter ATP-binding protein, which encodes MSVLQVQDLKKTYGKIQALKGVSFEIPQGAVFGILGPNGSGKTTMLSIILDVLNADSGTYSWFGEPASPDLRKRIGSLLETPNFYHYLSAVNNLKITNSISGRGDAAAIDAVLQKVKLYERRNSKFSSFSLGMKQRLAIAAALLGDPQILVLDEPTNGLDPVGIMEIRELIIELSKKGHTIIMASHLLDEVEKVCTHVAILKLGTLVTSGSVEDVLVDEDVVEIGAADMVQLQNVLSNYPGKTTVTINAQTIQLHFPKGTASAEEVNRYCFNHGIALQYLSIKKKRLEERFFELTNN
- a CDS encoding peptidase M10 translates to MALAQLIQSSNQLIIHSHFYIYGDAATETLAKQIGNDIAQHWNEPQANILYKHDWYKLIFEVKAVYEPQLKPEDVWYNTDPKLFFFRIEEYSPLDISFVDGIGSNTGFFKLANLLQTSTTAAHEYGHMIGLHHPKDLDIRGAGTPGIMYPRGTLCDPHFQYDASAMAGQKGGTLDPKHRKVLTEDIQQLKLHKLDYDEAGFAVLGDFTSIYHARYLPKE
- a CDS encoding TIGR01777 family oxidoreductase, which produces MATICITGGTGLIGKALTHYLSAKGHAIIILSRSAKNSNQPLVSYRQWNPENGTIDEKAIAETDYIIHLAGAGVADKRWTNKRKEEIRKSRVDGSALIVKALNEIPNKVKAVVSASGIGWYGPDKKNAFAETDPAYQDFLGITCEEWEQSIEPVTKLGKRLVKLRTGIVLSNDGGALVEFKKPLRFGLAAVLGSGKQIVSWIHINDLVRMYEYALENDQLNGAFNAVSPNPVSNKDLTLALATKMKGRAFITMPVPSFALKVVLGEMSIEVLKSATVSAAKIRNSGFQFLYPSLDAALNELIA
- a CDS encoding ABC transporter permease; this translates as MLHLLRTEWLKLKNYPGFWWIMGITVLSYPSINFMFYNIYKQNTANSKTAAQMLKMLIGNPFEFPEVFRTTAFASSLFVIIPAILVIMLITNEYTYKTNRQNVIDGWSRNEFLVAKFLNVVIISLIVIALYVIVTLSIGFSTTGSDVKDKFQLVHYIGLFSLQTFAQLSFAFLLGLLIKRAFIALGAFIFYKIIVENIGAELLNRYVHADTGRFLPTESSDLLTPVPAFLGRLDPKVYDHALSLINQQVFVTIGYVLIFWALVFWIYKKRDL